A stretch of the Mycobacteriales bacterium genome encodes the following:
- a CDS encoding MFS transporter yields the protein MDAFDYFIVVLVYAEIAEDFHVSLTKMAFITTITLIMRPVGALIFGMWADRAGRRIPLIVDVCFYSVVGFACAFAPNYSVLLVLRLLYGIGMGGEWGLGAALAMEKIPVARRGFFSGVLQQGYSIGYMAAALLYLLLNGVFGLSWRWLFAFSIVPALISLIVRSRVRESEVWETARQRTEITRTSVAQVFLDAKILRRFGYLVLLMTAFNWMSHGTQDIYPTFLKEGIHLSPTTATWIAVIYNIGAMIGGTVVGTLSERIGRRRAIIYFALLALPIVPLFALSTSAGMLALGAFLMQVCVQGAWGVIPAHLSERSPDEIRGFYPGVTYQLGNCLAAFNLPIQQALAKSHGYPFALAATVIPGLIAVAVLTAIGKESRGIRFGTKDSAGVRVASG from the coding sequence ATGGACGCCTTCGACTACTTCATCGTGGTGCTGGTCTACGCCGAGATCGCCGAGGATTTCCACGTATCGCTGACCAAGATGGCGTTCATCACCACGATCACGCTGATCATGCGGCCGGTCGGCGCGCTGATCTTCGGGATGTGGGCCGACCGTGCGGGTCGTCGTATCCCCTTGATCGTCGATGTGTGCTTCTACTCGGTGGTCGGATTCGCCTGTGCATTCGCACCGAACTACTCGGTGCTGCTCGTGCTCCGGCTGCTCTACGGCATCGGGATGGGCGGCGAGTGGGGCCTCGGCGCCGCATTGGCGATGGAGAAGATCCCGGTGGCGCGCCGCGGTTTCTTCTCAGGCGTCCTGCAGCAGGGCTACTCGATCGGCTACATGGCTGCGGCGCTGCTCTACCTATTGCTGAACGGCGTTTTCGGTCTGTCGTGGCGGTGGCTGTTCGCCTTCAGCATCGTGCCGGCGCTGATCAGCCTCATCGTCCGGTCGCGGGTCCGCGAATCCGAGGTGTGGGAGACCGCGCGGCAACGCACCGAGATCACCCGGACATCGGTGGCCCAGGTGTTCCTCGACGCGAAGATCCTCCGCCGGTTCGGCTACCTGGTGCTGCTGATGACCGCGTTCAACTGGATGAGCCACGGCACGCAGGACATCTACCCGACCTTCCTCAAGGAGGGGATCCACCTCTCGCCGACCACCGCGACGTGGATCGCCGTGATCTACAACATCGGCGCGATGATCGGCGGCACCGTGGTCGGCACGCTGTCCGAGCGCATCGGACGGCGCCGCGCGATCATCTACTTCGCGCTGCTCGCCCTGCCGATCGTGCCGTTGTTCGCGCTCTCCACGTCGGCCGGCATGCTCGCGCTCGGCGCATTCCTCATGCAGGTATGTGTGCAGGGTGCATGGGGTGTCATCCCGGCGCATCTCTCCGAACGCAGCCCGGACGAGATCCGCGGCTTCTACCCCGGCGTGACCTACCAGCTCGGAAACTGCCTGGCGGCCTTCAACCTCCCGATCCAGCAGGCGCTGGCCAAGTCGCACGGCTACCCGTTCGCGTTGGCGGCCACGGTTATCCCGGGGCTGATCGCGGTCGCCGTACTGACGGCGATCGGGAAGGAGTCGCGAGGCATCCGGTTCGGCACCAAGGACAGTGCCGGCGTCCGGGTCGCGAGCGGCTAG